Proteins encoded together in one Candidatus Bathyarchaeota archaeon window:
- a CDS encoding exosome complex RNA-binding protein Csl4, with amino-acid sequence MENRKKLQNKFIIPGEKLGVIEEFIPGSGTYEDNGAIFSTTVGCAEIDPMEKTAKVKPYTKAPAIPKEGDVVSGLVVNVQDKLAIIEIYTINDRILHLPFSAVLHIANSSPRYERLMGDICKRGDFIKAKVINVKNRIPQLTTVGRELGVIRAFCSRCGEELTPAGRTLICPACGNKEVRKISDEYYGKKVSGGGWGGWR; translated from the coding sequence TTCAAAACAAGTTCATCATACCAGGAGAGAAACTAGGAGTAATCGAGGAATTCATACCTGGATCGGGAACTTACGAGGATAACGGCGCCATATTCTCCACCACCGTAGGATGTGCGGAGATAGATCCCATGGAGAAGACCGCGAAGGTGAAACCCTACACTAAAGCTCCAGCGATCCCTAAAGAAGGAGACGTAGTTTCAGGATTGGTCGTGAACGTCCAGGATAAATTAGCGATAATAGAGATCTACACGATTAACGATAGAATCTTACATCTGCCCTTCAGCGCGGTCCTGCACATAGCAAATTCAAGCCCTAGATACGAGAGGCTGATGGGAGACATCTGCAAGAGGGGCGATTTCATAAAGGCCAAGGTTATAAACGTTAAAAACAGGATACCGCAGCTGACCACGGTAGGTAGGGAACTCGGAGTTATCAGGGCATTCTGCTCAAGGTGCGGCGAAGAATTAACCCCTGCGGGCAGGACCCTAATATGTCCAGCTTGCGGCAATAAGGAGGTTAGAAAAATCTCAGATGAATACTATGGGAAAAAAGTTTCTGGGGGAGGTTGGGGTGGTTGGAGATAA
- a CDS encoding DNA-directed RNA polymerase subunit L, whose product MEITVLKENKTELKLELKGEGHTLCILLQKELLRDPDVEIAGYDVPHPLLNSAILYVRARKGKNPRGAFIRALDKIKDKLEDFTASFEEAWTKVECS is encoded by the coding sequence TTGGAGATAACAGTATTAAAAGAGAATAAGACCGAGTTGAAACTCGAATTGAAAGGGGAGGGGCATACCCTTTGTATATTACTCCAGAAAGAACTGCTGAGGGATCCCGACGTAGAGATAGCAGGCTATGATGTCCCGCATCCATTACTCAACTCCGCCATACTATATGTAAGAGCTCGTAAAGGTAAGAATCCGAGGGGGGCCTTCATCAGAGCACTGGACAAGATCAAAGATAAGCTGGAGGATTTTACAGCCAGCTTCGAAGAGGCATGGACAAAGGTAGAATGTTCTTGA